Part of the Drosophila kikkawai strain 14028-0561.14 chromosome 3L, DkikHiC1v2, whole genome shotgun sequence genome is shown below.
GTTTATATAAATCGTTTGCTTAGTTAAAAGTTGTCCTTAAAACATGACCAAGGTTGTGCCCGTGGACCGTTATAGAAAGGTCATCTCCCTGATCCGCTTCTGTGTGGGTTTCTGCGGCAACGATGTGGCCAATCCGGAATTTCGAATGTGGTGGCTCACCTACTCGGTGATAGCAGCCATTTGCTTTTTCTTTGCCTGCACCATTTACACCATCTATGTGGGTGTGGTGATCAATGGAGACCTCACTGTCATCCTTCAAGCCATGGCCATGGTGGGATCTGCAATCCAGGGATTAACTAAGCTGCTGATTACAGCTAATAATGCGCCTTTGATGAGACATATTCAGAATAGTTATGAGGAGATATATCGGTAGGAgggatttattattaaatattaatttgattttacagatttttcttttgattttaaatatttctatattttctttatatattttttaaaatattttctatataaaccAGTGACTACGGCCCTCTTGGCGGTGAGTATGTCAAATGCCTGGAGAACAGAATTCGTACAACCTGGAAACTGATTATCGGCTTTGCTGCCGTCTATGCTGGAAGCCTGGGCCTAATCATCACCTTTCCCATCTTCTATCTGGTGGTCTTTAATGAGAAAGTCCTGGTCATGCAGTTCTTTATGCCACTGATAGATCACACCACCGATAGTGGCCACAAGCTGCTAACGGCGGTGCACATAATCCTAATCACTTTCGGTGGTTTTGGCAATTATGGCGGCGATATGTATTTGTTCCTTTTCGTCACCCATGTCCCCCTGATCAAGGACATTTTCTGCGTAAAGCTTAAAGAATTCAACGAGGTGGCTGTCCAGGGAAAGGAGTATAAAAAAATGAGGGAGCTTCTGTTCGATCTGGTGGATTGGCATCAGAAATATGTGAGGTGGGAAAGTGTTTCTTTGGTTGcagaaaaattctttaaaatatattttccagccttcttaaagctttaaataaattcttaaaattgttttattttagccTTCTTAGAGACACTGAAAGGATCTATAGCATAGTCCTGTTTGTGCAGC
Proteins encoded:
- the Or67d gene encoding odorant receptor 67d, which encodes MTKVVPVDRYRKVISLIRFCVGFCGNDVANPEFRMWWLTYSVIAAICFFFACTIYTIYVGVVINGDLTVILQAMAMVGSAIQGLTKLLITANNAPLMRHIQNSYEEIYRDYGPLGGEYVKCLENRIRTTWKLIIGFAAVYAGSLGLIITFPIFYLVVFNEKVLVMQFFMPLIDHTTDSGHKLLTAVHIILITFGGFGNYGGDMYLFLFVTHVPLIKDIFCVKLKEFNEVAVQGKEYKKMRELLFDLVDWHQKYVSLLRDTERIYSIVLFVQLSTTCVSLLCTISCIFIKAWPAAPMYLLYSGIVLYTFCGLGTVVENSNESFTRVIYTNCLWYELPAKEEKLIILMLAKAQNEVCLTAADMAPLSMNTALQLTKGIYSFSMMLFNYLGKKE